Proteins from one Thermoanaerobaculia bacterium genomic window:
- a CDS encoding DUF5335 family protein: MSKTREIPRQEWPGFLDAFSRSHEGDDVRTEVFGRDFGAQEESEHLPLMGITADFKDVGGERITIALGRSPEDHVSHAVVRPTRILLLEHDDGADEALEIESADGAPTLLRLVSRDGAGPAGGSADRKLEGARSNSR, encoded by the coding sequence ATGTCGAAGACCCGCGAGATCCCGCGCCAGGAATGGCCCGGATTCCTGGACGCGTTCAGCCGATCGCACGAAGGGGACGATGTCCGAACGGAGGTCTTCGGTCGTGATTTCGGCGCCCAGGAAGAAAGCGAGCATCTTCCCCTGATGGGGATCACCGCGGATTTCAAGGACGTCGGCGGAGAACGGATCACGATCGCTCTCGGGCGCTCTCCCGAAGACCACGTTTCGCACGCCGTCGTGCGGCCCACGCGAATCCTCCTGCTCGAGCACGACGACGGAGCCGACGAAGCGCTGGAGATCGAGTCTGCCGACGGCGCCCCGACGCTGCTCCGCCTCGTTTCGCGGGACGGTGCCGGTCCTGCAGGCGGAAGCGCCGACCGGAAGCTCGAAGGCGCTCGATCGAATTCCCGATAG
- a CDS encoding response regulator, translated as MPPSPSKTVLIVEDDPDSREMFVELLRGGGYSVVAARNGKDAMAYVTVNPPPDAILLDMFMPEMDGWQFRRAQDADPRLASIPVIVVSAVGAAKNSAVQSGAAGFLQKPVAAEDLLSTLENLWPRGGEAPAPKPEKEDAGAAETSSGSAGPLAPDRPARPV; from the coding sequence ATGCCTCCCAGCCCATCGAAAACGGTACTGATCGTCGAGGACGATCCCGACTCCCGGGAGATGTTCGTCGAGCTCCTGCGAGGCGGCGGGTATTCCGTCGTCGCCGCGCGCAACGGGAAGGACGCGATGGCGTACGTCACCGTGAATCCGCCCCCCGACGCGATCCTCCTCGACATGTTCATGCCCGAGATGGACGGGTGGCAGTTTCGCCGCGCGCAGGACGCGGATCCCCGCCTCGCGTCGATCCCGGTCATCGTCGTCTCGGCCGTCGGCGCGGCGAAGAACAGCGCGGTCCAGTCGGGAGCCGCGGGGTTTCTCCAGAAGCCGGTCGCCGCGGAGGATCTGCTGAGCACGCTCGAGAACCTGTGGCCGCGGGGGGGCGAAGCGCCGGCTCCGAAGCCGGAAAAGGAAGACGCCGGCGCGGCGGAAACGTCGTCCGGTTCCGCCGGCCCGCTCGCGCCCGATCGTCCCGCGCGCCCCGTCTGA
- a CDS encoding protein kinase, which yields MSLPTGTLLGPYEIQSLLGEGGMGEVYRARDRRLGRDVAVKLLAERAGSSPDLRSRFEREARAIAAIDHPNVLAIHDVGEAQGRLFLVTELLAGASLRETISPGGVGWKRAAAIGASVADGLAAAHAGGIVHRDVKPENVVVGPDGRVKVLDFGIARSEYGPSDGMTGAETAPGATEPGTVLGTVGYMAPEQLRGLPCDGRADVFALGCVIYELATGERAFLGPSPADTMSRVLHFDPMERFPAAGPGGFRRIVARCLEKDPTRRFQSMSDLAFALRLVEEPDDETGGFRTSGGAPSTKSAGQAPSVAVLPFANRSPDAENEYLCDGMTEELIGGLSRVPGLRIASRTSVFALKGRFQDVRAIGRELGATVILEGSLRRSGDHLRVTAQLTSVADGYHLWSENFDGDVRDVFAFQDEIARKITAALGARLGTSASTPLPRKKETADVHAYQLYWKGRHLWGKRTPEQRLKAIELFEKAIAADPGYARAYAGLADCFLERGGLPLPARLIMDRARRAATKALELDEGLADAHTSLGRVLLYFDWDGIGAEREFRRAIELDPAYAEGHHSYSHFLLPAGRVEESLGESRRALELEPLDLGINTHLGWHFLYSGDFDAAVAQCRFAADMDPGYFYARFYLGMALEQRGEIAAALAEFREAVRLSPESAEAEAGRIHALGRSGRIAEAREAIERLEPRTGSSIAYEVAVALLGIGERERALAHLEDAKRDRSERVVDIAIDPRLRPLHGEPEFRRIVAAAGFAA from the coding sequence ATGTCACTGCCGACCGGCACGCTCCTCGGCCCCTACGAGATCCAGTCGCTCCTCGGCGAGGGAGGAATGGGAGAGGTCTACCGGGCGCGTGACCGACGCCTCGGACGCGACGTCGCGGTCAAGCTCCTCGCGGAACGCGCCGGGTCGAGCCCCGACCTGAGGAGCCGTTTCGAGCGCGAGGCGCGCGCGATCGCGGCGATCGATCATCCCAACGTCCTCGCGATCCACGACGTCGGGGAGGCCCAGGGCCGCCTCTTCCTCGTCACCGAGCTCCTCGCGGGCGCGTCTCTCCGGGAAACGATTTCGCCGGGGGGTGTCGGGTGGAAACGGGCGGCCGCGATCGGCGCTTCGGTCGCCGACGGCCTGGCGGCCGCGCACGCCGGCGGGATCGTCCACCGCGACGTGAAGCCGGAAAACGTCGTCGTCGGGCCGGACGGCCGCGTGAAGGTGCTCGACTTCGGCATCGCCCGGTCGGAGTACGGGCCCTCGGACGGAATGACCGGGGCCGAGACCGCTCCGGGCGCGACGGAGCCTGGGACGGTTCTCGGAACCGTGGGGTACATGGCCCCCGAGCAGCTGCGGGGTCTCCCGTGCGACGGGCGCGCCGACGTGTTCGCGCTCGGATGCGTTATCTACGAGCTCGCGACGGGAGAGCGCGCGTTCCTCGGGCCGAGCCCGGCCGACACGATGTCCCGCGTCCTGCATTTCGACCCGATGGAACGCTTCCCGGCCGCCGGGCCCGGCGGTTTCCGGCGGATCGTCGCGCGATGCCTCGAGAAGGATCCGACGCGCCGCTTCCAGTCGATGAGCGACCTGGCTTTCGCGCTGCGCCTCGTCGAGGAGCCGGACGACGAGACCGGAGGGTTCCGCACCTCCGGCGGCGCGCCGTCGACGAAGAGCGCGGGGCAGGCCCCCTCGGTCGCGGTCCTCCCCTTCGCCAACCGCAGCCCGGACGCCGAGAACGAGTACCTGTGCGACGGGATGACGGAGGAGCTGATCGGCGGGCTCTCGCGCGTTCCGGGACTCCGGATCGCCTCGCGAACCTCGGTCTTCGCCCTGAAGGGGCGTTTTCAGGATGTCCGGGCGATCGGCCGCGAGCTCGGAGCCACGGTGATCCTCGAAGGAAGCCTCCGCCGCTCCGGCGATCATCTTCGCGTCACGGCGCAGCTCACGAGCGTGGCCGACGGATACCATCTCTGGTCGGAAAACTTCGACGGCGACGTGCGGGACGTGTTCGCGTTCCAGGACGAGATCGCCCGGAAGATCACGGCCGCCCTCGGCGCGCGCCTCGGAACTTCGGCGTCGACGCCCCTCCCCCGCAAGAAGGAAACCGCCGACGTCCACGCCTACCAGCTCTACTGGAAGGGGCGCCACCTCTGGGGGAAGCGCACCCCCGAACAGCGGTTGAAGGCGATCGAGCTCTTCGAGAAGGCGATCGCGGCCGATCCCGGGTATGCGCGCGCGTACGCCGGCCTCGCGGACTGTTTCCTCGAGCGCGGTGGCCTGCCTCTCCCCGCGAGGTTGATCATGGATCGGGCGCGAAGGGCGGCGACGAAAGCACTCGAGCTGGACGAAGGCCTCGCCGACGCGCACACGAGTCTCGGGCGCGTTCTGCTCTATTTCGACTGGGATGGAATCGGCGCGGAACGGGAATTTCGGCGCGCGATCGAGCTGGATCCCGCTTACGCCGAAGGACACCACTCCTACTCCCATTTCCTCCTCCCCGCGGGCCGGGTCGAGGAGTCGCTCGGGGAGAGCCGCCGCGCGCTCGAGCTCGAGCCGCTCGATCTCGGGATCAACACGCACCTCGGCTGGCACTTCCTCTATTCCGGAGATTTCGACGCCGCGGTCGCGCAGTGTCGTTTCGCCGCCGACATGGACCCCGGGTATTTCTACGCCCGGTTCTATCTCGGCATGGCCCTGGAGCAGCGCGGCGAGATCGCGGCGGCGCTCGCCGAGTTCCGCGAGGCGGTCCGGCTGTCGCCGGAGAGCGCGGAAGCGGAGGCCGGCCGGATCCACGCCCTCGGACGATCCGGCCGGATCGCCGAGGCGCGCGAAGCGATCGAGCGGCTGGAGCCGCGGACCGGCTCGTCGATCGCCTACGAGGTCGCCGTCGCGCTGCTCGGCATCGGGGAACGAGAGCGCGCGCTCGCGCATCTCGAGGACGCGAAACGCGACCGCAGCGAGCGCGTGGTCGACATCGCGATCGATCCGCGCCTGCGCCCCCTCCACGGAGAGCCGGAGTTCCGCCGAATCGTCGCCGCGGCCGGGTTCGCGGCGTGA
- a CDS encoding DoxX family protein codes for MSDAPGRLSDAVYAAMRIVVAALYACHGAQKLFGVFGGHVVPRNSLLFVAGVIEIVAGPLIATGLWTRWAAFVASGEMAVAYFKQHAPHSFWPIVNKGELAVAFCFVFLSVATRGSGRYGLDRALRRT; via the coding sequence ATGAGCGACGCTCCCGGCCGCCTCTCGGATGCCGTCTACGCCGCGATGCGCATCGTCGTCGCGGCTCTCTACGCGTGCCACGGGGCGCAGAAGCTGTTCGGCGTCTTCGGCGGACACGTCGTCCCCCGAAATTCTCTCCTCTTCGTCGCCGGGGTGATCGAAATCGTCGCCGGCCCGCTGATCGCGACCGGCCTGTGGACGCGGTGGGCGGCTTTCGTCGCGTCGGGCGAGATGGCGGTCGCCTACTTCAAGCAGCACGCGCCGCATTCCTTCTGGCCGATCGTCAACAAGGGAGAGCTCGCGGTCGCTTTCTGCTTCGTGTTCCTCTCCGTGGCGACCCGCGGAAGCGGCCGCTACGGTCTCGACCGGGCGCTTCGGCGGACCTGA
- a CDS encoding nitroreductase has product MDVMTAIFERRAIRAFTADPVTRSRIESLIEASVQAPSARDLEPWAFVVFEGRDRLKRMAEEVREFLLASPAAQASPELRARFSDPGFDVFYGAPVLVVICATSGESQAAEDCCLAAQNFMLAARAAGLGTCPIGLARPWLSQPSTKEKLGIPAGQVPVFPLVLGRPDEQPGRRPRRPAAIVWR; this is encoded by the coding sequence ATGGACGTGATGACGGCGATTTTCGAAAGGCGGGCGATCCGCGCGTTCACCGCCGATCCGGTTACCCGCTCGAGGATCGAGTCGCTGATCGAAGCTTCGGTCCAGGCGCCGAGCGCGCGCGATCTCGAACCGTGGGCGTTCGTGGTGTTCGAGGGAAGAGACCGCCTGAAGCGGATGGCGGAGGAAGTCCGCGAATTCCTGCTCGCGAGTCCCGCCGCGCAGGCCAGCCCGGAGCTGCGCGCGAGATTCTCCGATCCCGGCTTCGACGTCTTCTACGGCGCACCCGTTCTCGTCGTCATCTGCGCGACCTCCGGGGAGTCGCAGGCGGCCGAGGACTGCTGCCTCGCCGCGCAGAATTTCATGCTCGCCGCCCGCGCCGCCGGACTCGGCACGTGTCCGATCGGTCTCGCCCGTCCCTGGCTCTCGCAACCGTCGACGAAGGAGAAGCTCGGAATCCCCGCCGGCCAGGTTCCGGTCTTTCCGCTCGTTCTCGGCCGGCCCGACGAGCAGCCGGGGCGCCGCCCTCGCCGTCCGGCGGCCATCGTCTGGCGCTAG
- a CDS encoding PAS domain S-box protein: MRETPDPDPKHREALSALKTAEARSRLFFETSLAGLYTCTLDCAFLECNESFARILGYPSSGEVLAVNGRELYFSASDHDALLEELRAHTSLSNREVRLKRRDGGEVWVIANISLVPEAEIGITVMKGSVVDITDRKAAEEALRRSEERFRIVSQATNDAIWDWDLVRETVWWSEGYRTLFGYRPEETPPGVESWTAHIHPEDIERVESGIYALIESGRQSWSDEYRFRRADGTYARVFDRGYVIQDASGKPVRMIGSMIDVTERHRAVELQSALYRIAEITSSTGGGDSIYAELHRVVGKLMYAKNFFIALADEVAREIRFPYFVDEFDPPPAPRALGEGLTGRVLRTGRPLHLSGREIDELDASGSLPSAGTTTFDWLGVPLRSGDRTFGVLAVQSYDERIGYTDAEQEILVFVSQHIATALERKKAAEALANSERQYRSLFENANDCVMIVDPESQVILKANPRACELYGYPAGDLVGMSLSRFQRDVGRGEEEIRQVLREGAIHNLGATHFARDGTAIELLVNASVVDYDGRPAVLTINRDVTETRKAERKIERLAYEDALTGLANRVRLEDRLTVSLAHARRDRHALAVLFIDVDRFKLVNDSLGHKVGDVLLQKIADRLKEIIRGADTLARLGGDEFILVLSKVDHPESAGLVARKIQEVFREPFAIA, translated from the coding sequence ATGCGAGAAACACCCGATCCCGATCCGAAGCACCGCGAAGCGCTCTCCGCGTTGAAGACGGCGGAGGCCCGGAGCCGGCTCTTCTTCGAAACGAGCCTCGCCGGACTCTACACGTGCACGCTCGATTGCGCCTTTCTCGAGTGCAACGAATCGTTCGCCCGGATCCTCGGCTACCCCTCCTCCGGAGAGGTCCTCGCCGTCAACGGGCGGGAGCTCTACTTCTCGGCCTCCGATCACGACGCGCTCCTCGAGGAGCTCCGCGCGCACACGTCGCTCTCCAACCGCGAGGTGCGGCTCAAGCGGCGCGACGGCGGGGAGGTCTGGGTCATCGCCAACATCTCTCTCGTGCCTGAGGCGGAGATCGGGATCACGGTGATGAAGGGATCGGTCGTCGACATCACGGACCGGAAGGCCGCCGAGGAAGCGCTCCGGCGGAGCGAGGAGCGCTTCCGGATCGTCTCGCAGGCGACCAACGACGCCATCTGGGACTGGGACCTCGTCCGGGAGACGGTCTGGTGGAGCGAGGGCTACCGCACGCTCTTCGGCTATCGCCCCGAGGAGACGCCCCCCGGCGTCGAATCGTGGACCGCCCACATCCACCCCGAAGACATCGAGCGCGTCGAATCGGGGATCTACGCCTTGATCGAGAGCGGGCGGCAGTCCTGGTCCGACGAATACCGCTTCCGGCGCGCCGACGGGACCTACGCGCGCGTCTTCGACCGCGGCTACGTCATCCAGGACGCCTCCGGCAAACCGGTGCGGATGATCGGATCGATGATCGACGTCACGGAGCGGCACCGGGCCGTGGAGCTCCAGTCGGCCCTGTACCGGATCGCGGAGATCACGAGCTCGACGGGAGGCGGGGATTCGATCTACGCCGAGCTCCACCGCGTGGTCGGGAAGCTCATGTACGCCAAGAACTTCTTCATCGCGCTCGCCGACGAGGTCGCGCGCGAGATCCGTTTTCCGTACTTCGTCGACGAGTTCGACCCGCCGCCGGCTCCCCGCGCGCTCGGCGAAGGGCTCACCGGAAGGGTGCTCCGAACCGGACGCCCGCTCCACCTTTCCGGCCGGGAGATCGACGAGCTCGACGCGTCCGGATCGCTCCCGTCCGCCGGAACGACGACGTTCGACTGGCTGGGAGTTCCTCTCCGGTCGGGCGACCGGACGTTCGGGGTCCTCGCGGTCCAGAGCTACGACGAACGGATCGGGTACACCGACGCCGAACAGGAGATCCTCGTCTTCGTCTCGCAGCACATCGCGACGGCGCTCGAGCGCAAGAAAGCGGCGGAGGCGCTCGCGAACTCCGAGCGCCAGTATCGAAGCCTGTTCGAGAACGCGAACGACTGCGTGATGATCGTCGATCCGGAGAGCCAGGTCATCCTCAAGGCGAATCCTCGAGCCTGCGAGCTGTACGGCTATCCGGCGGGAGACCTCGTCGGAATGAGCCTCAGCCGCTTTCAGCGCGACGTCGGACGAGGCGAAGAGGAGATCCGCCAGGTGCTCCGGGAGGGCGCGATCCACAACCTCGGAGCCACCCACTTCGCGCGCGACGGCACGGCGATCGAGCTCCTCGTCAACGCCTCGGTCGTCGACTACGACGGGCGCCCCGCGGTGCTGACGATCAACCGGGACGTGACGGAGACGCGGAAGGCGGAACGGAAAATCGAGCGGCTCGCCTACGAGGACGCCCTGACGGGTCTCGCCAACCGCGTGCGTCTCGAAGACCGGCTCACCGTCTCGCTCGCGCACGCGCGCCGCGACCGGCACGCGCTCGCCGTCCTCTTCATCGACGTCGACCGCTTCAAGCTCGTCAACGACAGCCTCGGGCACAAGGTCGGCGACGTGCTGCTCCAGAAGATCGCGGACCGCCTGAAGGAGATCATCCGGGGGGCGGACACGCTCGCGCGCCTGGGCGGGGACGAGTTCATCCTCGTCCTCTCGAAGGTCGACCACCCGGAGAGCGCCGGGCTCGTCGCCCGCAAGATCCAGGAGGTCTTTCGCGAGCCGTTCGCCATCGC
- a CDS encoding PKD domain-containing protein translates to MKTHDSCPGRPGRRVRGESSSFFLAAIFLGALVLARFERAATPPSGTLTDTSGAISYSAGPFFAANPTPVPEVDAGPECDNPVQPCDDYALTISLPSGYAALHPHAAAKVTMSWVDTGTGKSDYDLYIYNGAVTNTDGSQSANYQSASSSDPEIATIGPLFDGSHTYTVKIVPYTPTGETIDVKIELLPGSGGSSGSFGAPDPSVPGVPRFQNFYAPSGSSAESTSGEFNIGFNPHTGRIMTMNTGPIWRLTPPEVVDPARPECCEALWEDRTNLSTITGLDPILWTDQKSGRTFASNSTAGADAVYGYSDNDGDLWVPIGAGPPSGGADHETIGTGPFPASLSLLATPLNQGQNTLYCSQDIVGPAMCQQSTDLGTTWGPGVPAYTGDGPEGCGGLHGHVHIAPNGTAWLPVNQCNGRQGGVTSTDGGATWTEFAVTGSVSQAEGADPSIAVDSDSTAYFCYVNNEPVPAGAPPEGHVHVAVSHDGGLTWTNDYDIGASHGIRNAAHTEAVGGSSGRAACGFLGTNVAGDYQSPSFPGDWYAFIATTYDGGKTWTTVNATPNDPVQHASGVWQQGGSHIDRNLLDFNEITVDDKGRVLYGYSDGCVTAGCIAGTAPNDFTAFMRVARQSGGNGLYAGLDPVEPAAPKPPCLSGTRDSAAAYLSWKAPDNRGSDIVNYQIFRGTATGNEALIGQTGNAKTTYVDATADPSVPAYTYVVKAVNAIGIGPASDEISLAVSQAPPENVCEPPGLTKLTDPSGDTTATVVTTIPTPAPPGSDLLALHVSQPYSEDGIVRLVFALDTDPGESPQPAGSAWYVAMKVADPAPATTFHYVAIHMAWPGITPVFESYVPGANTSGGVDGRFVTPGTQKPLEAESAYVSPFDRVILVVKASDLGLAPGDTIAGFVAGVSQSSDPANIGVGLTGLYDQMPDSLAFTGSYTVQSNQLCSPEGPPVAILQANPNVGCAPLTVSLDGSQSYDPDGDAIASWEFDFGDGTAPVMQPSPVVTHAYGAAGTYQASLRVACSRQGTSSKAATATITVAPTPAAPVISAPASAKPNQTGLTASVASHAGSRYSWSVSNGSITAGQGTSKITFSVGSKGSATLSVTEISSAGCVSPTGTATVAIGKR, encoded by the coding sequence ATGAAAACCCATGATTCGTGTCCGGGTCGGCCCGGCCGGCGTGTCCGCGGGGAGTCCAGTTCATTCTTCCTCGCGGCGATCTTTCTGGGCGCGCTCGTCCTCGCCCGCTTCGAACGAGCGGCGACTCCTCCGTCGGGAACGCTGACGGACACCTCCGGAGCGATCTCGTACTCGGCGGGTCCGTTCTTCGCGGCCAACCCGACGCCGGTACCGGAAGTCGACGCCGGCCCGGAGTGCGACAACCCCGTCCAGCCCTGTGACGACTACGCCCTGACGATCTCTCTGCCGTCCGGCTACGCCGCGCTCCACCCGCACGCCGCCGCGAAAGTGACGATGAGCTGGGTGGACACCGGAACGGGAAAGTCGGACTACGACCTGTACATCTACAACGGGGCCGTGACGAACACCGACGGTTCCCAGTCGGCGAATTACCAGTCGGCGAGCAGCTCCGATCCCGAGATCGCGACGATCGGACCTCTCTTCGACGGCAGTCACACCTATACGGTCAAGATCGTGCCCTATACCCCGACGGGCGAGACGATCGACGTCAAGATCGAACTGCTGCCCGGGTCGGGCGGATCCTCGGGATCGTTCGGCGCGCCGGATCCTTCGGTCCCCGGCGTTCCTCGCTTCCAGAACTTCTATGCGCCCTCCGGATCGTCGGCCGAAAGCACGTCGGGTGAATTCAACATCGGGTTCAACCCGCACACGGGCCGGATCATGACGATGAACACCGGTCCGATCTGGCGCCTGACGCCGCCGGAAGTGGTCGATCCGGCCAGGCCGGAGTGTTGCGAGGCTCTCTGGGAGGACCGCACGAATCTTTCGACCATCACCGGTCTCGATCCGATTCTCTGGACCGATCAGAAGAGCGGGCGCACCTTCGCCTCGAACTCGACCGCGGGCGCCGACGCCGTTTACGGATATTCCGACAACGACGGCGATCTCTGGGTTCCGATCGGAGCCGGACCGCCCAGCGGGGGCGCCGACCACGAGACGATCGGGACCGGGCCTTTCCCGGCGTCCCTTTCGCTCCTCGCCACGCCTCTGAACCAGGGGCAGAACACGCTCTACTGCTCTCAGGACATCGTCGGACCGGCGATGTGCCAGCAGAGCACGGATCTTGGCACGACCTGGGGGCCGGGTGTTCCCGCGTACACGGGGGACGGGCCGGAAGGATGCGGCGGGCTTCACGGGCACGTGCACATCGCGCCGAACGGGACGGCCTGGCTGCCGGTCAACCAGTGCAATGGGCGACAGGGCGGGGTGACGAGCACCGACGGCGGCGCGACGTGGACCGAATTCGCGGTGACCGGGAGCGTCTCGCAGGCGGAAGGCGCCGATCCCTCGATCGCCGTCGACAGCGACAGCACCGCGTATTTCTGCTACGTCAACAACGAACCGGTCCCGGCGGGTGCGCCGCCGGAAGGGCACGTCCACGTGGCCGTCAGCCATGACGGAGGGCTCACCTGGACGAACGACTACGACATCGGCGCCTCGCACGGCATCCGGAACGCCGCCCACACGGAAGCCGTCGGCGGCAGCTCCGGGCGCGCGGCGTGCGGTTTCCTCGGGACGAACGTCGCCGGGGATTATCAGTCCCCCAGCTTTCCCGGCGACTGGTACGCGTTCATCGCGACGACGTATGACGGCGGCAAGACGTGGACGACGGTCAACGCCACGCCGAACGACCCGGTCCAGCACGCTTCCGGCGTCTGGCAGCAGGGAGGCAGCCACATCGACCGGAATCTGCTCGATTTCAACGAGATCACGGTCGACGACAAGGGACGCGTGCTCTACGGGTACAGCGACGGGTGCGTGACGGCCGGCTGCATCGCCGGAACCGCGCCCAACGACTTCACGGCCTTCATGCGCGTCGCCCGGCAGTCGGGCGGAAACGGACTGTACGCCGGCCTCGACCCCGTCGAGCCCGCCGCGCCGAAGCCGCCCTGTCTGTCCGGCACCCGCGACTCGGCGGCGGCCTATCTCTCCTGGAAGGCGCCCGACAACCGCGGCTCCGACATCGTGAACTACCAGATCTTCCGCGGCACCGCGACCGGGAACGAGGCGCTGATCGGTCAGACGGGCAATGCCAAGACCACGTACGTCGACGCGACGGCGGATCCTTCCGTCCCGGCCTACACCTACGTCGTCAAGGCGGTCAACGCGATCGGCATCGGCCCGGCGAGCGACGAGATCAGCCTCGCGGTGTCGCAGGCGCCTCCGGAGAACGTGTGTGAACCGCCGGGCCTGACGAAGCTCACCGACCCTTCGGGCGACACGACGGCGACGGTCGTCACCACGATCCCGACGCCGGCTCCGCCCGGATCCGATCTCCTCGCCCTCCACGTTTCGCAGCCGTACTCCGAGGACGGAATCGTCCGGCTCGTCTTCGCGCTCGACACGGACCCGGGAGAGTCGCCTCAGCCGGCAGGCTCCGCCTGGTACGTGGCCATGAAAGTGGCCGACCCCGCTCCGGCGACCACGTTCCACTACGTGGCGATCCACATGGCGTGGCCCGGCATCACGCCCGTGTTCGAATCCTACGTTCCCGGAGCGAACACCAGCGGCGGCGTCGACGGGCGTTTCGTGACTCCGGGCACCCAGAAGCCCCTCGAAGCCGAGAGCGCCTACGTTTCTCCCTTCGATCGGGTCATCCTCGTCGTCAAGGCGAGCGATCTGGGCCTGGCTCCCGGAGACACGATCGCCGGGTTCGTCGCCGGCGTCTCGCAGAGCTCGGATCCCGCCAACATCGGCGTCGGATTGACGGGCCTGTACGACCAGATGCCGGACAGCCTCGCGTTCACCGGCTCCTACACGGTCCAGAGCAACCAGCTCTGCAGCCCCGAGGGCCCGCCGGTCGCGATCCTCCAGGCGAACCCGAACGTCGGCTGCGCGCCGCTCACGGTCTCTCTCGACGGCTCCCAGTCGTACGATCCCGACGGCGATGCGATCGCCTCGTGGGAGTTCGACTTCGGCGATGGAACGGCGCCGGTCATGCAGCCTTCTCCGGTCGTCACCCACGCGTACGGAGCGGCCGGGACGTATCAGGCGAGTCTTCGCGTGGCGTGCTCGCGCCAGGGGACCAGCTCGAAGGCGGCGACGGCGACGATCACGGTCGCGCCGACACCGGCGGCTCCCGTGATCTCGGCGCCGGCCTCGGCCAAGCCGAATCAGACGGGGCTCACGGCGTCCGTCGCCAGCCACGCGGGCAGCCGCTACTCCTGGAGCGTCTCCAATGGATCGATCACGGCGGGTCAGGGCACCAGCAAGATCACTTTCTCGGTCGGATCGAAGGGTTCCGCCACCCTCTCGGTGACGGAGATCTCTTCGGCCGGGTGCGTCTCCCCGACGGGGACCGCAACGGTCGCGATCGGGAAGAGATAG